A single genomic interval of Parvularcula marina harbors:
- a CDS encoding helix-turn-helix domain-containing protein produces MSKSAIAMADLPPTRCHIRHALDLLNASGLDTAEVTGDLGLAQNALDRQSGGSLPLADFFRIRSYIAARVRDETCNMSARQLLPGSTDFVMSHLPAEGTLADVMGIVARSYNLLHGGEYNKVEEHMGEVVFCIDDRTFPYTVKDDLEPVYFAMESTLLFLHALLTIVAPGQAARGLSHLSVRRLHKEEAPHLEYWSVPVRYAAARYEVAYKSEHAHRIVRFPPPERLTSDAIDSQIRRLLDDGPTTLRDMSGPVVDLVRELISQGTIEQSAVSDSLGMSPATLRRRLTAEGETFRNLRREILDREAKSQLLQGMSITTLSDRLGFSDVRSFNRAFKSWNGVTPKTFQDDGNVSDAKSTADEEASSDGL; encoded by the coding sequence ATGAGCAAATCTGCGATCGCGATGGCGGACCTGCCGCCGACGCGCTGCCATATCAGGCACGCGCTCGACCTTCTCAATGCCTCCGGCCTCGATACCGCCGAAGTCACCGGTGATCTGGGGCTTGCGCAGAATGCACTCGACCGTCAGTCAGGCGGCAGTCTGCCGCTGGCCGATTTCTTCCGTATAAGATCCTATATCGCTGCGCGGGTTCGCGATGAGACATGCAATATGTCGGCGCGCCAGCTCCTGCCCGGATCGACCGATTTCGTGATGAGCCATCTGCCGGCAGAAGGCACGCTGGCCGATGTCATGGGTATCGTCGCGCGGTCTTATAACCTCCTGCATGGCGGCGAATACAACAAAGTCGAAGAGCATATGGGGGAGGTTGTCTTTTGTATCGACGACCGGACTTTTCCCTATACGGTCAAAGATGACCTTGAGCCTGTCTATTTCGCGATGGAATCAACGCTGCTGTTCCTGCACGCGCTGCTGACCATTGTGGCGCCGGGGCAGGCTGCGCGCGGGCTGTCGCATCTGTCCGTGAGGCGCCTGCATAAGGAAGAGGCCCCGCATCTGGAATACTGGTCCGTGCCCGTCCGGTACGCCGCCGCCCGATACGAGGTTGCCTATAAGAGCGAGCATGCCCACCGGATCGTGCGCTTTCCGCCGCCCGAGCGGCTGACCAGTGACGCGATTGATTCCCAGATCCGTCGGCTGCTCGATGACGGGCCGACGACATTGCGGGATATGTCCGGCCCTGTTGTGGATCTTGTTCGGGAGCTGATCTCCCAAGGCACGATTGAGCAATCAGCCGTCTCTGATTCGCTCGGCATGAGCCCGGCGACCTTACGGCGTCGGCTGACGGCGGAAGGGGAGACGTTCCGGAACCTGCGGCGCGAAATCCTCGACCGGGAAGCAAAATCCCAGTTGCTGCAGGGGATGTCGATTACCACGCTGTCGGATCGTCTGGGCTTTTCGGATGTCCGCAGCTTCAATCGGGCCTTCAAATCCTGGAACGGCGTGACGCCAAAAACCTTCCAGGATGATGGAAATGTCAGTGACGCAAAAAGCACAGCGGATGAGGAAGCCTCATCTGACGGGCTTTGA
- a CDS encoding alpha/beta fold hydrolase yields MRLVNVLGVLIVLAAGAGGLWYWQSRDASPVEETETVSAEPVTSEPVERFVDVAGATIRIREEGPADAPVLLLLHGFTYSLETWDGWAEELSDRYRIIRYDLLGHGLTGPDPQERYAPKERAQFVGEVMDALELDHAIIGGNSLGGLAAWRFASMSPERVDAMILVSPGAYPMNGVGDEAAPVPPALSIYLQTVPDIALRASIARIYADPASVPEERIQEIGAMMRREGNGDAMIKSLEEFTLPDPEEDLRKLTMPVLLLWGEADQVIPPEHAERLMAVLPDAMLITYPGVGHVTHEEETAKSAADVAAFLSDHGLEK; encoded by the coding sequence ATGCGTTTAGTCAATGTTCTCGGTGTGCTGATTGTTCTCGCCGCCGGCGCGGGAGGGCTGTGGTACTGGCAATCTCGTGATGCGAGCCCGGTCGAGGAAACCGAGACGGTCAGTGCCGAGCCGGTCACCTCAGAACCCGTCGAGCGTTTCGTCGACGTGGCAGGGGCCACCATCCGCATCCGCGAGGAGGGGCCTGCCGATGCACCGGTCCTGCTTCTCCTTCACGGATTTACCTATTCACTTGAGACCTGGGATGGCTGGGCCGAAGAGCTGTCGGACCGCTACCGGATCATTCGCTATGACCTGCTCGGCCATGGCCTGACGGGCCCTGACCCACAGGAGCGTTATGCGCCCAAAGAACGCGCGCAATTCGTCGGTGAAGTGATGGATGCCCTCGAGCTCGATCATGCGATCATTGGCGGCAATTCGCTCGGCGGACTTGCGGCGTGGCGCTTTGCATCGATGTCGCCTGAGCGTGTCGATGCAATGATCCTTGTCAGCCCCGGCGCCTATCCGATGAATGGGGTTGGTGATGAGGCTGCACCCGTGCCGCCTGCACTCAGCATCTATCTTCAAACCGTGCCAGACATTGCGCTGCGCGCCTCCATTGCGCGGATCTATGCTGATCCTGCAAGCGTGCCTGAAGAACGCATTCAGGAAATCGGCGCCATGATGCGTCGCGAGGGTAATGGCGACGCGATGATCAAATCGCTCGAGGAATTCACCCTACCGGATCCCGAGGAAGACCTCCGTAAACTGACCATGCCGGTTCTCCTCCTCTGGGGTGAGGCCGATCAGGTGATCCCGCCTGAACATGCCGAACGCCTGATGGCGGTTCTGCCGGATGCAATGCTGATCACCTATCCGGGTGTCGGCCATGTCACCCACGAAGAGGAAACAGCGAAAAGCGCAGCGGATGTCGCCGCCTTCCTCTCAGATCACGGCCTGGAGAAATAA
- a CDS encoding spinster family MFS transporter produces the protein MTTKTADQHPSSAYRAYVLFILVVVYTFNFIDRQIIGILKEPIKEDLGLTDSQLGLMGGVPFALFYATLGIPIAWLADRTNRTWIMTAALTIWSGMTAVCGLATSFVGLLLARMGVGAGEAGGVAPAYSLIADYFPPEKRARALAIYAFGIPIGSAIGIVLGGVLLDIVGWRTAFITVGLLGVVIAPIFLLTVREPVRGGYDKQGQATKAAGFFEVFSYVSKKPSFWTMSVGAASSSMMGYGLIYWLPSYYYRSFGDALPEFFSWMPDFLVPDNPSPLLYASYFYGAILLVGGMIGVWAGGAIADAFGKKHKGAYALIPSIAFALTVPFFLAGVLSKSLLVVFIAFLFIQSLSLVWLGPITAAFQHIVPANMRATASAIFLLINNLIGIAVGTQVIGTLSDVLKDQYGDESLRYSLLCGTVFYAIAAILLYISSKRLKKDWVN, from the coding sequence GTGACGACAAAGACAGCGGATCAGCACCCGTCTTCTGCTTACAGGGCCTATGTGCTCTTCATCCTTGTCGTCGTTTACACGTTCAACTTCATAGACCGGCAGATCATCGGTATCCTGAAGGAGCCGATCAAGGAAGATCTTGGCCTGACGGACAGCCAGCTCGGCCTGATGGGCGGGGTGCCGTTCGCGCTGTTCTATGCGACTTTAGGCATTCCGATTGCGTGGCTTGCCGACCGCACCAACCGGACATGGATCATGACCGCCGCCCTGACCATCTGGTCAGGCATGACGGCGGTCTGCGGGCTGGCCACCAGCTTCGTCGGCCTTCTCCTTGCCCGGATGGGGGTGGGTGCTGGCGAAGCGGGCGGGGTCGCCCCTGCCTATTCGCTGATTGCGGATTATTTCCCGCCGGAGAAACGCGCGCGCGCGCTTGCCATTTATGCCTTTGGTATTCCGATCGGCAGCGCCATCGGCATCGTTCTGGGCGGTGTGCTGCTCGATATCGTCGGTTGGCGGACAGCCTTTATCACCGTAGGTCTTTTGGGGGTCGTCATTGCGCCGATCTTCCTTCTCACCGTGCGCGAGCCAGTGCGCGGCGGCTATGACAAGCAGGGACAGGCCACCAAGGCGGCAGGCTTCTTTGAAGTCTTCTCTTACGTCTCGAAAAAGCCGAGCTTCTGGACCATGTCGGTCGGGGCGGCGAGTTCCTCGATGATGGGCTATGGCCTCATCTACTGGCTGCCGTCCTATTATTACCGCAGCTTTGGCGATGCATTGCCGGAATTCTTCTCATGGATGCCGGACTTCCTCGTGCCTGATAATCCGAGCCCGCTGCTTTATGCCTCATACTTTTATGGCGCGATCCTTCTCGTCGGCGGCATGATCGGCGTCTGGGCGGGCGGCGCGATCGCGGATGCCTTCGGCAAGAAGCACAAGGGCGCCTATGCGCTGATCCCGTCGATCGCCTTTGCGCTGACGGTGCCGTTCTTCCTTGCGGGCGTCCTGTCGAAATCGCTGCTGGTTGTGTTCATCGCCTTCCTCTTCATCCAGTCACTCAGCCTTGTCTGGCTGGGGCCGATCACAGCGGCGTTCCAGCATATCGTGCCGGCCAATATGCGGGCGACGGCCTCGGCGATCTTCCTCCTGATCAACAATCTGATCGGCATTGCGGTTGGCACACAGGTGATCGGCACGCTGTCCGATGTGCTCAAAGATCAGTATGGGGATGAGAGCCTGCGCTATTCGCTGCTCTGCGGCACGGTGTTCTACGCAATTGCCGCGATCCTGCTTTATATCTCGTCCAAACGCCTGAAGAAGGACTGGGTCAACTAG
- a CDS encoding RluA family pseudouridine synthase, translated as MTDDLTFTVGPEDAGARLDKWISDQTDAFSRARVKAMIEGGALSRDGEVFADPKWKLREGEVFTLLPPPPEDPTPKPQDIPLDVLFEDGDLIVINKPAGLVVHPAAGNWSGTLVNALLYHCGDTLSGIGGVIRPGIVHRLDKETSGVMVVAKNDRAHQGLSEQWQTHDIERAYLAIVHGSPRPTMGTIDWPLARSSGDRKKMAVVGFDRPEGKEATTHFKRIEPYGIGRAKLEGDAIASLIECRLETGRTHQIRVHMSHIGHPLVGDPLYGRPGIPGLRPSDEAAEKALAVVAKFKRQALHAAILGFEHPLTGEELRFETDPPKDFEKLRDVLRQL; from the coding sequence ATGACAGATGATTTGACCTTCACGGTCGGCCCCGAAGATGCGGGCGCGCGGCTCGACAAATGGATTTCCGACCAGACGGACGCCTTCAGCCGTGCGCGGGTGAAAGCCATGATTGAGGGCGGCGCCCTCTCCCGTGATGGCGAGGTTTTTGCCGATCCCAAATGGAAGTTGCGCGAAGGCGAGGTCTTCACCCTCCTTCCGCCGCCGCCAGAGGATCCAACCCCGAAGCCGCAAGACATCCCGCTCGATGTCCTGTTCGAGGATGGCGACCTGATCGTCATCAACAAGCCGGCGGGCCTTGTCGTCCACCCCGCCGCCGGGAACTGGTCGGGCACGCTGGTCAACGCGCTTCTTTATCATTGCGGCGATACGCTGTCGGGGATTGGCGGAGTGATCCGGCCCGGCATCGTTCACCGGCTCGACAAGGAAACGTCCGGCGTCATGGTCGTCGCCAAGAATGACCGGGCGCATCAGGGCCTGTCCGAGCAATGGCAGACCCACGATATTGAGCGCGCCTATTTGGCAATCGTGCATGGCAGCCCGCGCCCAACCATGGGCACGATCGACTGGCCGCTCGCGCGCTCCTCAGGGGACCGCAAGAAAATGGCTGTCGTCGGTTTTGACCGGCCCGAGGGCAAAGAAGCGACGACCCATTTCAAACGGATCGAGCCCTACGGCATTGGCCGCGCGAAGCTCGAAGGCGATGCGATTGCCAGCCTGATTGAATGCCGGCTCGAGACCGGCCGCACTCACCAGATCCGGGTTCATATGAGCCATATCGGGCATCCGCTGGTCGGCGATCCGCTTTATGGCCGGCCCGGCATTCCGGGGCTGAGGCCCAGCGATGAGGCGGCCGAAAAAGCCCTCGCCGTCGTTGCAAAGTTCAAGCGCCAGGCGCTGCACGCCGCAATCCTAGGCTTTGAGCACCCGCTGACCGGCGAGGAGCTGCGGTTCGAAACCGACCCGCCCAAGGATTTTGAGAAGCTGCGGGACGTACTGCGTCAACTATAA
- a CDS encoding TonB-dependent receptor, protein MMSINSISRTRRLRTLIAGASVSALATALLPAVTAQALAAQGAQENEDVIVVSARRRDETLQDVPVAVTAATAEQLDNIGAVDITSVQRITPNATIEVARGSNSTLIAFIRGVGQQDPLWGFEPGVGVYIDDVFVARPQGAVLDIFDLERIEVLRGPQGTLYGRNTIGGAIKYVTKDLNLAAPEFKARVNVGTYGQFDQVVSASVPLGDTFAIGGAVANYYRQGFGENLFTGVDHYDKDVTAYRLSALWQPADNFKVEVSVDETQDDSNAKHGHRLVPSTDGTFQVTDNVYDTRAGAGDKNSVETRGVSLTAEWGLNDMLTLKSITAYREGETVTPIDFDALPQIDFDVPAIYADDQFSQEFQVLVNRDRLSGVAGIYYLDGNASGAFDAILSALGLTIYTAGDQTKENFSIYGDFTYEVTDRLDVSLGGRYTEDETTADVQRDVWLGLGSGSLDPTNMTSVFFATQTGYQGLNRTDDNFSPRVSVSYEVSPTLDVYASYSEGFKAGGFDPRARADLDPTGASQEGFAPETVTSYEVGFKGALGDSNQLTYAVAAFFADYSDQQITVQRGVDTDNDNINDTFVSTVFNAGKSEYKGLEVESALRVTDSFTATAMIGLIDAEIEEIISGGVNVADQYVTQNTPEFQSRFGFIYEPVADVWGGNLQINGSAEYRDEYNLFNIDNEGSASGALGLPAGTPPLDPEAYTLYNMSVNWTSDNDRWKLGLHGRNLGDQKYRVAGYNFYGAGQLGADGAYSAFYGAPRTFTASLEFRY, encoded by the coding sequence ATGATGTCTATCAATTCGATCAGCCGCACTCGTCGGCTCCGCACCCTTATTGCTGGTGCTTCTGTTTCTGCTCTTGCCACCGCGCTTCTGCCGGCCGTGACGGCTCAGGCACTTGCGGCCCAGGGCGCCCAGGAAAATGAAGACGTTATCGTCGTTAGCGCACGTCGCCGCGACGAGACGCTGCAGGACGTGCCGGTCGCCGTGACCGCTGCCACGGCCGAACAACTCGACAATATCGGCGCTGTCGACATCACGTCAGTCCAGCGCATCACGCCGAACGCGACCATCGAAGTCGCTCGTGGTTCGAACTCGACCCTGATCGCCTTCATCCGCGGCGTCGGCCAGCAGGACCCGCTTTGGGGTTTTGAGCCGGGCGTTGGTGTTTATATCGACGACGTTTTCGTGGCCCGTCCGCAAGGCGCTGTCCTCGACATCTTCGACCTTGAGCGCATCGAAGTGCTCCGTGGTCCGCAAGGTACACTTTACGGTCGCAACACCATCGGCGGCGCGATCAAATACGTCACCAAAGACCTCAACCTTGCTGCGCCGGAATTCAAAGCGCGCGTGAACGTCGGCACCTATGGCCAGTTCGATCAGGTTGTCTCTGCCTCTGTGCCGCTCGGCGATACATTCGCCATCGGCGGCGCTGTTGCCAATTACTATCGTCAGGGCTTCGGTGAGAACCTCTTCACCGGTGTCGATCACTACGACAAAGACGTGACGGCCTACCGCCTGAGCGCTCTCTGGCAGCCTGCTGACAATTTCAAAGTCGAAGTTTCAGTTGACGAAACGCAAGACGATTCAAACGCCAAGCACGGCCACCGCCTCGTGCCGAGCACGGATGGCACGTTCCAGGTCACGGACAATGTCTATGACACGCGTGCTGGTGCTGGCGACAAGAACTCGGTTGAAACCCGCGGCGTCTCATTGACGGCCGAGTGGGGTCTCAATGACATGCTCACGCTGAAATCGATCACGGCTTACCGCGAAGGCGAAACGGTTACCCCGATCGACTTCGACGCACTGCCGCAGATCGATTTTGACGTTCCGGCGATCTATGCTGACGATCAGTTCAGCCAGGAATTCCAGGTTCTGGTCAACCGTGACCGTCTCTCTGGTGTTGCCGGGATCTACTACCTCGACGGTAATGCATCGGGCGCCTTTGACGCGATCCTCAGCGCGCTAGGTCTGACGATCTACACCGCTGGTGACCAGACGAAAGAGAACTTCTCGATCTATGGTGACTTCACCTATGAAGTGACGGATCGTCTCGATGTCTCGCTCGGCGGGCGGTACACGGAAGATGAGACCACAGCAGACGTTCAGCGCGATGTCTGGCTCGGCCTCGGCTCCGGCTCGCTTGATCCGACGAACATGACGTCTGTCTTCTTCGCAACGCAGACGGGCTATCAGGGCCTCAACCGGACAGATGACAATTTCTCTCCGCGCGTGTCCGTTTCCTACGAAGTGTCGCCGACTCTGGATGTCTATGCATCCTATTCGGAAGGCTTCAAGGCTGGCGGTTTCGACCCGCGTGCCCGTGCTGACCTCGACCCGACCGGTGCTTCGCAAGAGGGTTTCGCACCTGAAACTGTCACAAGCTACGAAGTCGGTTTCAAAGGGGCGCTCGGCGACTCGAACCAGCTGACCTATGCTGTTGCTGCGTTCTTCGCTGACTACTCTGATCAACAGATCACGGTTCAGCGCGGCGTTGATACGGATAATGACAATATCAACGACACCTTTGTTTCGACGGTCTTCAACGCTGGTAAGTCCGAGTACAAAGGGCTTGAAGTTGAATCAGCCCTTCGTGTGACCGACAGCTTCACGGCGACGGCGATGATCGGCCTGATCGACGCTGAGATCGAAGAGATCATCTCTGGCGGGGTGAACGTTGCTGATCAGTACGTCACGCAGAACACGCCGGAATTCCAAAGCCGGTTCGGCTTCATCTATGAGCCGGTGGCAGATGTCTGGGGCGGTAACCTCCAGATCAACGGTTCTGCTGAATATCGTGACGAGTACAATCTCTTCAATATCGATAACGAAGGCAGCGCTTCGGGTGCCCTTGGTCTGCCGGCAGGCACGCCGCCGCTCGATCCGGAAGCCTACACGCTCTACAACATGTCCGTGAACTGGACGAGCGACAACGACCGCTGGAAACTCGGCCTGCATGGCCGGAACCTCGGCGATCAGAAGTATCGCGTGGCTGGCTATAACTTCTACGGTGCCGGGCAGCTCGGTGCTGATGGGGCCTATTCCGCCTTCTACGGTGCGCCGCGGACCTTCACGGCAAGCCTTGAGTTCCGCTACTAA
- the rarD gene encoding EamA family transporter RarD, which translates to MGSETQQNTQVTGLLSGLLCYTFWGFFPIYFILLRGVAADEVLADRILFAVPFGALIIWGRSQWPEVLAGLRSPRVMLWLLLSATVIALNWLVYISAVQSENTMQASLGYYINPLIYVLVGVVVLGEKLRRAQIAAVVLATIGVLVLTFYGGVFPTIAFTLAITFTIYGYARKKVQIGAMPGLFIETLLLAPFAAGWLWFLIATKDTGMEQGLAGNAGLVGLLALAGPLTVIPLLFFAMAARRLTLATLGFLQFIGPTLQFLVAVVDGEPFTLARQICFGFIWVAVAIFAFDALRHRPHRNEKPIMQVAAAQSSE; encoded by the coding sequence ATGGGAAGCGAAACACAGCAAAATACGCAAGTAACGGGGCTCCTGTCGGGGCTCCTCTGCTACACGTTCTGGGGGTTCTTCCCCATCTATTTCATTCTGCTGCGCGGTGTCGCGGCGGATGAGGTGCTCGCGGACCGCATCCTTTTTGCCGTGCCCTTCGGCGCGCTGATCATCTGGGGCCGGTCGCAATGGCCCGAAGTGCTGGCGGGCTTACGCTCGCCGCGCGTCATGCTGTGGTTACTGCTTTCGGCAACCGTCATCGCACTCAACTGGCTTGTCTATATCTCCGCCGTTCAGTCGGAAAACACGATGCAGGCCTCGCTTGGCTATTACATCAATCCGCTGATTTATGTGCTGGTCGGGGTTGTCGTCCTCGGTGAAAAGCTGCGCCGTGCGCAGATCGCCGCCGTCGTGCTCGCGACCATTGGAGTCCTTGTGCTGACTTTTTATGGCGGGGTCTTCCCGACCATCGCCTTCACGCTCGCGATCACCTTCACAATCTATGGCTATGCCAGAAAGAAAGTGCAGATCGGCGCCATGCCGGGCCTGTTCATCGAGACCCTGTTGCTCGCGCCTTTCGCGGCGGGCTGGCTGTGGTTTTTGATCGCTACAAAAGACACCGGGATGGAGCAGGGCCTTGCAGGAAATGCGGGACTCGTCGGCCTACTCGCTCTCGCCGGGCCACTGACTGTCATTCCACTGCTGTTCTTTGCGATGGCAGCACGGCGCCTGACGCTTGCGACCTTGGGCTTCCTGCAATTCATCGGCCCGACACTGCAGTTCCTTGTTGCCGTCGTTGACGGCGAGCCCTTCACGCTGGCGCGCCAGATCTGCTTTGGCTTTATCTGGGTCGCGGTCGCGATCTTTGCTTTTGATGCCCTTCGGCACCGTCCGCACCGCAACGAAAAACCCATCATGCAGGTCGCCGCTGCACAGTCCTCTGAATGA